The following are encoded in a window of Coleofasciculus sp. FACHB-T130 genomic DNA:
- a CDS encoding AAA family ATPase, protein MNITTTDRWYKSNSHYLMTAVAGVHRKLEQYIDRQQNRAVEAVADEQLNLDAIAASMSTPSALEQLCTTFNLSPFERNILLLCVGMAIFPNFSALCANAQGNREMAYPTFGLALEVFPQSHWSAFTPQAPLRHWQLLQVGTGQVITFCSLQIDESVLHYLFGEPYQDDRLMSLIQPLPVEAYCHTPLQPSHQQLADRLAAILSEAGNSSTFSIPQLCGLDVGDKWAIAVAACALMGHPLKLISAHRLPTDPDDLIHLFRRWEREVALTGSVLLLDCDRFNAGDSVRATSILQLIQGTTTPLIITTEERLHSPQRPLIAFDVPKLTRSEQLAIWKTNLGSVAAELNGHVEELVSQFNLSSPAIQSACEQLKIKSEKLEIEVDSPIQNQLWDFCRVQARPRLDDLAQRIDSTSTWDDLVLPEAQRQILRDISAHLRQRAKVYEVWGFAGKSNRGLGISALFAGASGTGKTMAADVLAKELRLDLYRIDLSAVVSKYIGETEKNLRRIFDTAEAGGAILLFDEADALFGKRTEVKDSHDRHANVEVSYLLQRMEAYQGLAILTTNLKGSLDQAFLRRIRFIVQFPFPDASQRAEIWQRIFPKKTPTEGLDMSKLAKLNVAGGNIRNISLNAAFLAANAGEPVMMKHILQATKSEYVKLERSLTDVEIKGWL, encoded by the coding sequence ATGAATATCACAACCACCGACCGCTGGTATAAAAGCAATTCCCACTATCTGATGACCGCAGTAGCGGGAGTGCATCGGAAATTAGAGCAGTACATCGATCGCCAGCAGAATCGAGCCGTTGAAGCAGTTGCGGACGAGCAATTGAATTTAGATGCGATCGCTGCCTCTATGTCAACCCCCTCAGCATTAGAGCAACTCTGCACTACCTTCAACCTGTCTCCCTTCGAGCGCAATATTCTGCTGTTGTGCGTCGGTATGGCAATTTTTCCTAATTTCTCAGCCCTGTGCGCTAACGCTCAAGGAAATCGGGAAATGGCTTATCCGACCTTTGGTTTAGCTTTGGAAGTGTTTCCCCAAAGTCATTGGAGTGCTTTTACCCCCCAAGCACCTCTGCGTCACTGGCAATTACTGCAAGTCGGTACAGGTCAAGTCATTACCTTCTGTTCTTTGCAGATTGATGAGAGCGTGCTGCACTATCTCTTTGGCGAACCGTATCAGGACGATCGCCTGATGAGTCTAATTCAGCCCTTGCCTGTAGAAGCGTATTGCCATACACCCCTACAACCGTCCCACCAGCAGTTAGCAGACAGGCTAGCAGCTATCTTGTCTGAAGCGGGAAATTCTTCTACTTTCTCTATCCCGCAACTGTGTGGTTTAGACGTAGGCGACAAATGGGCAATCGCTGTCGCTGCCTGCGCCCTCATGGGGCATCCCTTAAAACTCATATCCGCCCATCGCTTACCAACCGATCCGGACGACCTGATTCATCTGTTCCGACGCTGGGAACGCGAAGTCGCTTTGACAGGTAGTGTTCTGTTGCTGGATTGCGATCGCTTCAATGCGGGTGATTCAGTCCGAGCAACCTCAATTTTGCAGCTCATTCAAGGCACCACGACCCCACTAATTATTACTACAGAAGAACGGCTGCATTCACCACAACGCCCCCTCATTGCCTTCGACGTTCCCAAACTTACCCGCAGCGAACAACTTGCTATCTGGAAAACTAATCTAGGCTCAGTCGCTGCTGAACTAAACGGACACGTAGAGGAGCTAGTCTCTCAATTCAATCTCAGCAGTCCCGCCATTCAATCTGCCTGCGAACAATTAAAAATTAAAAGTGAAAAATTAGAAATTGAAGTAGATTCTCCAATTCAAAATCAGTTATGGGATTTCTGTCGCGTCCAAGCACGTCCACGCTTAGATGATTTAGCTCAACGCATTGATTCAACTTCTACTTGGGACGACTTGGTGCTGCCAGAAGCACAACGCCAGATTCTGCGTGATATCTCCGCTCATCTTCGGCAACGCGCTAAAGTTTACGAAGTCTGGGGATTTGCTGGTAAGAGCAATCGGGGTTTAGGTATCAGCGCCTTATTTGCAGGGGCTTCCGGTACAGGTAAAACAATGGCAGCAGATGTACTGGCGAAGGAATTGCGGTTAGACCTGTATCGCATCGACTTGAGTGCAGTCGTTAGCAAATATATTGGAGAAACCGAAAAGAACTTGCGGCGGATATTTGATACTGCTGAAGCAGGCGGTGCTATTTTGCTATTCGATGAAGCTGACGCCTTATTTGGGAAACGCACTGAGGTGAAAGATAGCCACGACCGCCACGCTAATGTCGAAGTTAGCTATTTGCTACAGCGCATGGAAGCTTATCAGGGTTTGGCGATTTTGACGACTAACTTGAAAGGTTCGTTAGACCAAGCTTTCCTACGCCGCATCCGATTTATTGTGCAGTTTCCCTTCCCCGATGCCAGCCAACGGGCGGAAATTTGGCAGCGTATCTTCCCCAAAAAGACCCCGACTGAAGGGCTAGATATGAGCAAGCTGGCAAAGCTGAATGTAGCG